The following are encoded in a window of Thermodesulfobacterium geofontis OPF15 genomic DNA:
- a CDS encoding exo-beta-N-acetylmuramidase NamZ family protein → MRKNPKVIYGVERFFKEEIFKKYKGKRVALLCNQASVDYNFTPVFILFKKQFKGDFKLIFSPQHGLFSEKQANMIFSEDEIEPITQTPVISLYGKRLKPEKEHLDEVDIVFVDLQDVGCRVYTYIWTLYLLMEACEENGKKVVIFDRPNPIGAQIEGPLLEPKYFSFVGMDTLPLRHGLTIGEIANLFKKRKFKNLDLEVIKMKGYKKNFLYPETGRSWVFPSPNIPTWETALVYPGQVLLEGTNLSEGRGTTNPFLIFGAPYLELKNLFTLFKKIFSPAKDGFILRPVVFEPTFDKWKGEKCYGFQFHIVNYHKFKPVKTALLIIKTIKENFESFKFIEGPYEFEERKKPIEILIGNSKILKWLEGKDEIDLDFYLYYNLKNYEEEIEGCKFY, encoded by the coding sequence ATGAGAAAAAATCCTAAGGTAATATATGGTGTAGAAAGATTTTTTAAAGAGGAGATCTTTAAAAAATATAAGGGAAAAAGGGTTGCTCTTCTTTGTAATCAGGCTTCTGTAGATTATAACTTTACTCCGGTATTTATTCTTTTTAAAAAGCAATTTAAAGGGGATTTTAAACTTATTTTTTCTCCTCAGCATGGTCTTTTTTCTGAAAAACAGGCAAATATGATATTTTCTGAAGATGAAATAGAACCGATTACTCAAACTCCTGTAATAAGTTTGTATGGAAAAAGATTAAAACCAGAAAAGGAGCATTTGGATGAAGTAGATATAGTTTTTGTAGATTTACAAGATGTGGGTTGTAGAGTTTATACCTATATATGGACTTTATACCTTTTAATGGAAGCCTGTGAGGAAAATGGTAAAAAAGTGGTAATATTTGATAGACCTAATCCAATTGGTGCTCAAATTGAGGGTCCTCTTTTAGAACCAAAATATTTTTCCTTTGTGGGAATGGATACATTACCTTTGAGACATGGCTTAACTATAGGAGAAATAGCAAATTTATTTAAAAAAAGAAAATTTAAAAATCTTGACTTAGAAGTTATAAAAATGAAAGGATATAAAAAAAATTTTTTATATCCTGAAACTGGTCGTTCTTGGGTTTTTCCATCTCCTAACATACCTACTTGGGAAACAGCCTTAGTTTATCCAGGGCAAGTGTTATTAGAAGGAACCAATCTTTCTGAAGGAAGAGGAACTACTAATCCCTTTTTAATTTTTGGTGCTCCCTATTTAGAGCTAAAAAATCTTTTTACTTTATTTAAAAAAATTTTTTCACCAGCAAAAGACGGTTTTATTCTCAGACCTGTTGTTTTTGAGCCAACTTTTGATAAATGGAAAGGAGAAAAATGTTATGGTTTCCAATTTCATATAGTAAATTATCATAAATTTAAACCAGTTAAAACAGCACTTTTAATAATTAAAACAATTAAAGAAAATTTTGAGAGCTTTAAATTTATTGAGGGTCCCTATGAGTTCGAAGAAAGAAAAAAGCCTATAGAGATTCTTATTGGGAATTCAAAAATTCTTAAATGGTTAGAAGGAAAGGACGAAATTGACCTTGATTTTTACTTGTATTATAATTTAAAAAATTATGAGGAGGAAATAGAGGGGTGTAAATTTTACTAA
- the obgE gene encoding GTPase ObgE: MARFVDQVKIHVKAGDGGPGCISFRREKYVPKGGPDGGDGGDGGDVILVADPQVHTLYDFHHQVHFRAENGKPGMGKKMKGKDGEDLILRVPVGTVVKDLETGEILGDLTEPGQTLVVARGGKGGRGNAHFATPTRQAPRIAEPGTKGEERWLVLELKLIADVGLVGFPNVGKSTLLSRISAAKPKIADYPFTTLEPNLGVVRLYDGNTFIVADIPGLIEGAHKGIGLGHEFLRHIERTRIILYMLDISKEKEVIRDYKILKEELKHFNPELLKKEYLIALNKIDLMPDPEKIRSIVELFEKEDQNKIYPISAVTGQGVVELVYALWRKLEKK, from the coding sequence ATGGCAAGATTTGTAGATCAAGTCAAAATTCATGTAAAAGCTGGAGATGGAGGTCCAGGGTGTATAAGTTTTAGAAGGGAGAAGTACGTCCCTAAGGGCGGTCCTGATGGAGGAGATGGAGGAGACGGTGGAGATGTTATTTTAGTTGCAGATCCACAAGTTCATACTCTTTACGATTTTCATCATCAAGTTCATTTTCGTGCAGAAAATGGAAAACCCGGAATGGGTAAAAAAATGAAAGGAAAGGATGGAGAAGATTTAATATTAAGAGTTCCTGTAGGAACAGTAGTTAAAGATTTAGAAACAGGAGAAATACTTGGTGATTTAACAGAACCTGGTCAAACTTTGGTGGTTGCTCGAGGTGGTAAAGGAGGTAGAGGTAATGCTCATTTTGCAACACCAACAAGGCAGGCACCAAGAATTGCAGAACCAGGAACAAAAGGAGAGGAAAGATGGCTTGTTTTAGAATTAAAGCTTATCGCTGATGTAGGCTTAGTTGGATTTCCTAATGTAGGGAAATCAACTTTACTTAGTAGAATTTCAGCTGCTAAACCTAAAATAGCTGATTATCCTTTTACAACCCTTGAACCTAATTTAGGAGTTGTAAGACTTTATGATGGAAATACCTTTATTGTAGCAGATATACCAGGATTAATAGAAGGAGCTCATAAAGGAATAGGATTGGGACATGAATTTTTAAGACATATAGAAAGAACAAGAATAATTTTATATATGCTTGATATTTCTAAAGAAAAAGAAGTAATAAGAGATTACAAAATCTTAAAAGAGGAACTAAAACATTTTAATCCAGAACTTTTAAAAAAGGAATATTTAATAGCTTTAAACAAAATAGATCTAATGCCTGATCCTGAAAAAATCAGAAGTATTGTTGAACTTTTTGAAAAAGAAGATCAAAATAAAATATATCCAATTTCAGCTGTTACAGGACAAGGTGTTGTTGAGCTGGTTTATGCATTGTGGAGAAAACTTGAAAAAAAATAA
- a CDS encoding DHH family phosphoesterase: MYKTNNYKKLKFRSNKERINYFLKLFNKEDRVLVLIWADPDALACAFALKRILQNRVERIDISNVNEIVRLNNQLMVEVLKIPLVKFSSELLGMYNKFILVDSQPSHREEFKNIKFTAVIDHHPFTEGWEAEYVDIRPDYGAVSTILFEYLKTLKIKPSVYLATALIYGIKVDTDNFLRSANLHDVIAFQKLYKYMNKYLLNKIEGHHIKRSELKYFKIALDQMKFQKGKIFVYIGKVLNTDILVIIADFLSRVYETSWVFVGGEFKKNLIIIIRCDGYKKDAGKLAKKLFKSIGFAGGHREKARAEIPFSNLNIESEKFDTKSLIKLFEKYFKYKDERKKS; this comes from the coding sequence ATGTATAAAACCAATAATTATAAAAAATTAAAATTTAGGTCTAATAAAGAAAGAATTAATTATTTTTTAAAACTTTTTAATAAAGAAGACAGAGTTTTAGTCCTTATTTGGGCAGATCCTGATGCATTAGCCTGTGCTTTTGCTTTAAAGAGAATTTTACAAAACAGAGTAGAAAGAATAGACATTTCTAATGTAAATGAAATTGTAAGGCTAAATAATCAATTAATGGTTGAGGTTTTGAAAATACCATTGGTTAAATTTTCTTCAGAGCTTCTCGGAATGTATAATAAATTTATTCTTGTTGATTCTCAACCCTCTCATAGAGAAGAATTTAAAAACATAAAATTTACTGCAGTTATAGATCATCATCCTTTTACAGAAGGATGGGAAGCAGAATATGTTGATATTCGTCCAGATTATGGAGCTGTTTCAACTATACTTTTTGAATATTTAAAAACTTTAAAAATAAAACCTTCTGTTTATTTAGCTACAGCTTTAATTTATGGGATAAAAGTAGATACTGATAATTTTTTGAGAAGTGCAAATCTTCACGATGTAATAGCATTTCAAAAATTATATAAATATATGAATAAGTATTTATTAAACAAAATAGAAGGACATCATATAAAAAGGTCTGAGCTTAAATATTTTAAGATAGCATTAGATCAAATGAAATTTCAAAAAGGGAAAATTTTTGTATATATAGGTAAGGTATTAAATACAGATATTCTTGTAATAATAGCAGACTTTTTAAGTAGAGTTTATGAAACTTCTTGGGTTTTTGTAGGAGGAGAATTTAAGAAAAACTTAATAATTATAATTAGATGTGATGGATATAAAAAAGATGCAGGCAAATTAGCTAAAAAACTTTTTAAGAGTATAGGATTTGCTGGTGGGCATAGAGAAAAGGCAAGAGCAGAGATTCCATTTTCTAATCTAAATATAGAAAGTGAAAAATTTGATACCAAAAGTTTAATTAAATTATTTGAAAAATATTTTAAATATAAAGATGAAAGAAAAAAAAGCTAA
- the proB gene encoding glutamate 5-kinase yields the protein MERKEKIQKLLNKVKKIVLKVGSAVITKEDEGLDYQVLHNLSYEINRLCKSGYKVVLVSSGAIACGRAKLKYYKKPISLTEKQALAAVGQAALIQAYENMFQQYGIQVAQVLLTNEDLSQRERYLNAKKTLETLLNWKIIPIVNENDTVTTEGIRFSDNDILSALVAGTIEADILIVLSDVDSLYKEDPRINPQAERISEVEEITPEIMNMAGKNPGRLGRGGMYSKLLSAQMVNSMGIPMVILPGRTPLVIEKFWSGEDIGTIFWAKERKLNMRKLWIKYYIKPEGKLYIDQGAEKAILENGKSLLIGGIVSVEGNFPKGACVECVNLKGKPLAKGLTNFSAQELINLRINEAKINREVIHRDNLVILD from the coding sequence ATGGAAAGAAAGGAAAAAATTCAAAAATTACTGAATAAAGTAAAAAAAATAGTTTTGAAAGTAGGAAGTGCTGTTATTACAAAAGAAGATGAAGGACTTGATTATCAAGTTCTTCATAATTTGTCTTATGAAATTAATAGACTTTGTAAATCAGGCTATAAGGTAGTTTTAGTTTCCTCTGGAGCTATTGCTTGTGGGAGGGCTAAATTAAAATATTATAAGAAACCTATTTCATTAACAGAAAAGCAAGCATTAGCTGCAGTAGGTCAGGCAGCTTTAATTCAAGCTTATGAAAACATGTTTCAGCAATATGGAATCCAAGTTGCTCAGGTTTTATTGACTAATGAAGATTTGTCTCAAAGAGAAAGATATTTAAATGCTAAAAAAACTTTAGAAACACTTCTAAATTGGAAGATTATTCCCATTGTAAATGAAAATGATACAGTTACTACAGAAGGGATAAGATTTAGTGACAATGATATTTTATCAGCATTAGTAGCAGGGACTATAGAAGCTGATATTTTAATAGTTTTATCTGATGTAGATTCACTTTATAAAGAGGATCCAAGAATTAATCCTCAAGCTGAAAGAATTAGCGAGGTTGAAGAAATAACCCCAGAAATAATGAATATGGCGGGAAAAAATCCAGGAAGATTAGGAAGAGGAGGTATGTATTCTAAGCTTCTTTCTGCTCAAATGGTAAATTCAATGGGAATACCGATGGTTATTCTTCCAGGAAGAACCCCTCTTGTTATAGAAAAATTTTGGAGCGGAGAAGATATTGGGACCATATTTTGGGCAAAAGAAAGAAAACTCAATATGAGAAAACTTTGGATAAAATATTATATAAAACCAGAGGGTAAACTTTATATTGATCAAGGAGCAGAAAAAGCTATCTTAGAAAATGGAAAAAGTTTATTAATTGGAGGAATTGTAAGTGTGGAAGGTAATTTTCCCAAAGGTGCCTGTGTAGAATGTGTTAATCTTAAAGGAAAACCTTTAGCTAAGGGTTTAACCAATTTTTCAGCTCAAGAGCTTATCAATTTGAGAATAAATGAAGCTAAAATAAATAGAGAAGTTATTCATAGAGATAATCTAGTTATCTTAGATTAA
- the dnaE gene encoding DNA polymerase III subunit alpha produces the protein MSDFVHLHLHTEWSLLDGAIRIEDLTKRLIEYGMPGCAVTDHGTLYGIIHFYTKLKEVGLKPIIGCEFYVAEGSRFEKKASKRGEAGTHLVLLAKNKEGYQNLLKLASIAYLEGFYYRPRIDKEVLKQYHQGLIAMSACLEGEIPRLLLAGNLNKAIEVAKWYKELFKDDFYLELQKNDLPEQDKVNEGILEIAEKLRIKCVATADCHYLDKEDALAHEVLLCIQTGHKLSDPDRFRFNTDKLYFASAEEMRERFKNYPLEIITNSMEIFEKIDLEIKTDEILFPKAKIPEGETVESYFIKKAREGLERKLKELKAKGQLAEDEEKYWQRLEYEIDTIIEKGYASYFLIVADFVNWAKSRGIPVGPGRGSAAGALTSYALGITNLDPLRWGLLFERFLNKERPSLPDIDVDFCMERRDEVIEYVANTYGKEYIAKIATFGQLKARQVVRDVGRVLGFKPKEIDPIAKMISPGINVTLEKELQREEFKELIKRSEKIKKLFELAKKLERLPRHVSQHAAGVIIAGKPITEVAPLMKGDEGEILVQFDMKACEAVGLIKFDFLGLKTLTIIDHTLKLIERYEGIKINIDDIPLNDEKTYELLRKGETDGVFQLESDGMKELLRRLKPTDFNDLIAVLALYRPGPLEGGLVDQYIETKHGKRKPEYLHPLLEPILKETYGVIVYQEQVMEIARAFAGYTLGEADLLRRAIGKKEKELMENLKKEFISRSVERNIPLEIAEKVYDLIEKFADYGFNKSHSAAYALLSYQTAYLKAHYPVYFIAGILTYSANKSEEVSKYIALANEMGIKILPPDINKSEAGFTVEGSAIRIGLYAIKNVGEEAVNEILKKRPYESFIDFCSKVDTKKVNRKTIEALIKAGAFDSLEPNRAKLMHNLPSVLSISNQAKFSILFKQGSLLSLDKTFNLEEVPPWDLDETLNFEKSALGFYLTDHPMRRFRKWINIFSSYYVEKIKEIEEGTKIIVAGVISEIKVKSTRNGEKMAIIKIEDEKSSLKALVFPDLYNQYMHLLKEGAMLWFKGEVDKEEENKVLLIEDLAELKDLKFFKDGKLNILFSSENFKEEKLEYFKNFLIKEEDLKSGLPIQLYLKYPDYLVCFEINGYKIDPSYEHLSLLLDTFEEIHLKVIFS, from the coding sequence ATGTCTGATTTTGTTCATCTCCATCTTCATACAGAATGGAGTCTCCTTGATGGAGCTATAAGAATAGAAGATCTTACTAAAAGACTCATAGAATATGGAATGCCAGGGTGTGCTGTAACTGATCATGGAACTTTATATGGAATTATTCATTTTTATACCAAGTTAAAAGAAGTAGGTCTTAAGCCCATTATAGGTTGCGAATTTTATGTAGCTGAGGGGTCTCGTTTTGAAAAAAAAGCATCAAAAAGAGGAGAAGCCGGGACACATTTAGTTTTGCTTGCCAAAAATAAAGAGGGTTATCAAAACCTTTTAAAATTAGCCTCAATTGCATATTTAGAAGGATTTTACTATAGACCTCGCATAGATAAAGAAGTTCTTAAGCAATATCATCAAGGGCTTATAGCAATGAGTGCCTGTTTGGAAGGGGAAATTCCGAGACTTCTTTTAGCAGGAAATTTAAATAAGGCTATAGAAGTAGCCAAATGGTACAAAGAGTTATTTAAGGATGATTTTTATTTAGAACTTCAAAAAAATGATTTACCCGAACAAGACAAAGTTAACGAGGGGATTTTAGAGATAGCTGAAAAATTGAGAATTAAATGTGTTGCTACTGCAGATTGTCATTACTTAGATAAAGAGGATGCTCTTGCTCATGAAGTCCTTTTATGTATTCAAACAGGACATAAACTTTCTGATCCCGATAGATTTAGGTTTAATACAGATAAGCTTTATTTTGCAAGTGCTGAAGAAATGAGAGAAAGATTCAAAAATTATCCTTTAGAAATTATTACTAATTCTATGGAAATTTTTGAAAAAATAGATTTAGAAATCAAAACTGATGAAATTTTATTTCCTAAGGCGAAAATTCCAGAAGGTGAAACTGTAGAAAGTTATTTTATTAAAAAAGCAAGAGAGGGTTTAGAAAGGAAACTTAAAGAACTTAAAGCCAAAGGTCAACTTGCAGAAGATGAAGAAAAATATTGGCAAAGATTAGAATATGAGATAGATACTATAATTGAAAAAGGGTATGCAAGTTATTTTTTAATTGTGGCGGACTTTGTAAATTGGGCAAAATCTCGTGGAATTCCTGTTGGTCCAGGAAGAGGTTCTGCTGCAGGTGCACTTACATCATATGCTCTTGGAATTACAAATTTAGATCCTTTGAGATGGGGACTTCTTTTTGAAAGATTCTTAAATAAAGAAAGGCCAAGTCTTCCTGATATAGATGTAGATTTTTGCATGGAAAGAAGAGATGAGGTTATAGAATATGTAGCTAATACTTACGGAAAGGAATATATTGCTAAAATTGCAACCTTCGGGCAACTGAAAGCAAGACAAGTAGTAAGAGATGTAGGAAGGGTACTTGGATTTAAACCTAAGGAAATAGATCCTATAGCAAAGATGATAAGTCCTGGAATAAATGTAACCTTAGAAAAGGAATTACAAAGAGAGGAGTTTAAAGAATTAATTAAAAGATCTGAAAAAATAAAAAAACTTTTTGAACTTGCCAAAAAACTTGAAAGATTACCAAGGCATGTAAGTCAACATGCAGCAGGAGTTATTATAGCAGGAAAACCAATTACAGAAGTTGCGCCTTTAATGAAAGGAGATGAAGGGGAAATTCTTGTTCAATTTGATATGAAAGCTTGTGAAGCTGTAGGACTAATAAAATTTGACTTTTTAGGTTTAAAAACCCTCACCATCATTGATCATACCTTAAAGCTTATAGAAAGATATGAAGGAATAAAAATAAATATTGATGATATCCCCTTAAATGATGAAAAAACTTATGAACTTTTAAGGAAAGGAGAAACTGATGGAGTATTTCAATTAGAATCAGACGGAATGAAAGAGTTATTAAGGAGGCTTAAACCTACAGATTTTAACGATCTTATTGCAGTATTAGCTTTATATAGACCAGGCCCCTTAGAAGGAGGATTAGTTGATCAGTATATAGAAACAAAACATGGAAAAAGAAAACCAGAATATTTGCATCCACTTTTAGAGCCTATTTTAAAAGAAACCTATGGAGTAATAGTATATCAGGAACAGGTAATGGAAATAGCAAGAGCATTTGCAGGTTATACCTTGGGAGAGGCAGATTTATTAAGAAGGGCTATAGGTAAAAAAGAAAAAGAACTTATGGAAAATCTAAAAAAAGAATTTATTTCTCGTTCTGTTGAAAGAAATATACCTCTTGAAATAGCTGAAAAGGTATATGATTTAATTGAAAAATTTGCAGATTATGGATTCAATAAAAGTCATTCAGCAGCCTATGCTCTTCTATCCTATCAAACTGCTTATTTAAAAGCACATTACCCCGTATACTTCATTGCAGGAATTCTTACCTATTCTGCTAACAAAAGCGAAGAAGTTAGTAAATATATAGCTTTAGCAAATGAGATGGGAATAAAAATTTTACCACCAGACATAAATAAAAGTGAAGCAGGATTTACAGTAGAAGGTTCAGCCATTAGAATAGGACTTTATGCCATTAAAAATGTAGGAGAAGAAGCTGTAAATGAAATTTTAAAGAAAAGACCTTATGAGTCTTTTATAGATTTTTGTAGTAAAGTGGATACTAAAAAGGTAAATAGAAAAACTATAGAAGCCCTTATTAAAGCAGGTGCTTTTGACAGTTTAGAACCTAATAGAGCTAAACTTATGCATAATCTTCCTTCAGTTCTTTCTATTTCTAACCAAGCTAAATTTTCTATTCTTTTTAAACAAGGTTCTTTACTAAGCTTAGATAAAACCTTTAATTTGGAAGAGGTTCCTCCTTGGGATTTAGATGAAACATTAAATTTTGAAAAATCCGCTTTGGGATTTTATCTTACTGATCATCCAATGAGAAGATTTAGAAAATGGATCAATATTTTTTCTTCTTATTATGTGGAAAAAATAAAAGAAATTGAGGAAGGAACAAAAATTATTGTAGCTGGAGTTATTTCAGAAATAAAAGTAAAAAGCACCAGAAACGGAGAAAAAATGGCTATTATAAAAATAGAAGATGAAAAGTCATCTTTAAAAGCTCTTGTTTTCCCCGATTTGTATAATCAGTATATGCACCTTTTAAAAGAAGGAGCAATGCTTTGGTTTAAAGGGGAAGTAGATAAAGAGGAAGAAAACAAGGTTCTTTTAATAGAAGATTTGGCAGAGTTAAAAGATTTAAAATTTTTTAAAGATGGGAAATTAAATATTCTATTTTCTTCTGAAAATTTTAAAGAAGAAAAATTAGAATATTTTAAGAATTTTTTGATAAAAGAAGAAGATTTAAAATCAGGATTACCTATCCAACTTTATTTAAAATATCCAGACTATTTAGTATGTTTTGAAATAAACGGATATAAAATAGACCCCTCTTATGAACATTTATCTTTATTATTGGACACCTTTGAAGAAATTCATTTAAAAGTGATTTTTTCATAA
- a CDS encoding N-acetylmuramoyl-L-alanine amidase, whose product MKNILKILFLILFLGYFFVFNSSILLAKTKSSNLSKNPSQEYIYHTVRRGETLESIAKRYGVSVSEIRRWNKLRRGKVKVGQRLIVGVKEAKEEEKAKKEAIKKEEAKEEAIYHIVKRGETLDKIAKKYGISVKELKELNNLKSNKVYVGQKLIIKKEEKIEVKKTKTEKISEKEYIYHTVRRGETLESIAKRYGVSVSEIRRWNKLRRGKVKVGQRLIVGVKEAKEEEKAKKEAIAVSDIEKAFSELERKYESFLSNPQTTRTDWLKLLSEYRRLYLLYPSSYVAPKAILKTANIYFHLYKNFSDSESLNKAIERYRFLIRNHPRSSEAEEAYYRLIQIYREEVKDKEKEKSLTEEFKAKYLKSVYISKLEERVEAKEKESKKIEKKLKTKKPQKELVKKIAREPPKEIPKETAKEKIALLTVTPKKVLEVHPITGEDYSRVIINVSDNFEYQANILKGDKERPPRIYVDIYPAILDSKVSKEIDIKDALLTGIRVAQFDEKTVRVVLDLNSLTSYKIFKLREPYQLVLDLIGKEKIQKSYAKEVPKKGEPKKEEYINLARQFGLGIKRIVVDPGHGGEDPGAVGPSGLKEKEVTLTLAKMLAQKLRNQLGIEVILTREEDKFIPLIQRPAIANSKKADLFISIHTNASPDSKGRGIETYYLNFTTDPEAMRVAALENAASDKSLSDLQDLIKAILVNTKLSESRMLAEKVQKELVKTLSRYYPDTIDRGVKSAPFLVLVGTRMPAILVEVGFISNPVEEKRLKDQQYLEMVVEGIAKGIEIYMQSLKFSQTYYEKKS is encoded by the coding sequence ATGAAAAATATTTTAAAAATTCTATTTTTGATATTATTTTTGGGTTATTTTTTTGTTTTTAATTCTTCAATTTTATTAGCTAAAACTAAATCTTCAAATCTATCAAAAAATCCTTCCCAAGAATACATTTATCATACTGTTAGAAGAGGTGAGACTTTAGAGAGTATAGCAAAGAGATATGGTGTTAGTGTAAGTGAGATAAGGAGGTGGAACAAATTAAGGAGGGGGAAAGTTAAGGTAGGTCAGAGATTGATAGTAGGGGTTAAGGAGGCAAAGGAGGAAGAAAAAGCAAAAAAAGAGGCAATAAAAAAAGAAGAAGCTAAAGAAGAGGCTATTTATCACATAGTAAAAAGAGGTGAAACCTTAGATAAGATTGCTAAAAAATATGGAATTTCTGTAAAGGAATTAAAAGAATTAAATAATTTAAAATCAAATAAAGTTTATGTAGGACAAAAACTAATTATTAAAAAGGAAGAAAAAATAGAGGTAAAAAAAACAAAAACTGAAAAAATTTCAGAAAAAGAATACATTTATCATACTGTTAGAAGAGGTGAGACTTTAGAGAGTATAGCAAAGAGATATGGTGTTAGTGTAAGTGAGATAAGGAGGTGGAACAAATTAAGGAGGGGGAAAGTTAAGGTAGGTCAGAGATTGATAGTAGGGGTTAAGGAGGCAAAGGAGGAAGAAAAAGCAAAAAAAGAGGCAATTGCTGTTTCAGATATAGAAAAAGCTTTTTCAGAGCTTGAAAGAAAATATGAATCATTCCTTTCAAATCCGCAGACTACAAGAACAGATTGGTTAAAGCTTTTAAGTGAATATAGAAGACTTTATTTATTATATCCAAGTAGTTATGTTGCACCGAAAGCTATATTAAAAACCGCAAATATTTATTTTCATCTTTATAAAAATTTTTCAGATTCAGAGTCACTTAATAAAGCAATAGAAAGATATAGGTTTTTAATAAGAAATCATCCCAGATCTTCAGAAGCAGAAGAAGCTTATTATAGACTAATCCAAATTTATAGAGAAGAAGTAAAAGATAAAGAGAAGGAAAAAAGTCTTACAGAAGAATTCAAAGCAAAATATCTAAAAAGTGTATATATTTCTAAACTTGAAGAAAGGGTAGAAGCAAAAGAGAAAGAATCTAAAAAAATAGAAAAAAAGTTAAAGACTAAAAAACCTCAAAAAGAGCTAGTAAAAAAGATAGCAAGAGAACCCCCAAAAGAAATACCTAAAGAAACAGCAAAAGAAAAAATAGCTTTATTAACTGTTACTCCTAAAAAGGTATTAGAAGTTCATCCAATTACAGGAGAGGATTATAGCAGAGTTATTATAAATGTTTCTGATAATTTTGAATACCAGGCTAATATATTAAAAGGAGATAAAGAGAGACCACCAAGGATATATGTAGATATCTATCCAGCTATTCTTGATAGCAAGGTCTCTAAGGAGATAGACATAAAGGATGCCCTTTTAACAGGTATAAGGGTAGCTCAATTTGATGAAAAAACAGTAAGAGTAGTGTTAGATTTAAATAGTTTAACTTCCTATAAAATTTTTAAGTTAAGAGAGCCTTATCAATTAGTTTTAGATCTTATAGGAAAAGAAAAGATTCAAAAAAGTTATGCCAAAGAAGTTCCTAAAAAAGGAGAACCTAAAAAAGAGGAATATATTAATTTAGCCCGTCAATTTGGGTTAGGTATAAAAAGAATAGTTGTAGATCCAGGACATGGCGGAGAAGACCCAGGAGCAGTGGGTCCTTCAGGATTAAAAGAAAAAGAGGTGACCCTTACTTTAGCTAAAATGTTAGCGCAAAAATTAAGAAATCAATTAGGAATTGAAGTGATTTTAACCAGAGAAGAAGATAAATTTATTCCACTTATTCAAAGACCAGCTATAGCTAACAGCAAAAAAGCAGATCTTTTTATTTCTATCCATACAAATGCTTCTCCAGATTCTAAGGGTCGTGGGATTGAAACTTATTATCTTAATTTTACCACAGACCCTGAGGCAATGAGAGTTGCAGCTTTAGAAAATGCTGCCTCAGATAAATCCTTAAGTGATCTGCAAGATCTAATAAAAGCAATATTAGTAAATACTAAACTTTCAGAATCAAGAATGCTTGCAGAAAAAGTACAAAAAGAACTGGTAAAAACTTTAAGTAGATACTATCCAGATACTATAGATAGAGGAGTAAAATCTGCACCTTTTCTTGTTCTTGTAGGAACGAGGATGCCTGCCATATTAGTAGAAGTAGGATTTATAAGCAATCCTGTAGAAGAAAAAAGATTGAAAGATCAGCAGTATTTAGAAATGGTTGTAGAGGGAATAGCAAAGGGAATAGAAATATATATGCAAAGTCTTAAATTTTCCCAAACTTATTATGAGAAAAAATCCTAA
- a CDS encoding ferritin family protein: MLSKIPFDLSKIEDEDLDKQILRVAIIAELDAINLYEQLAAMTEDENLKAVFLDIAREEKTHVGEFLTMLLMKDEEQEEELSAGEEEVEEILEGEEEEE; encoded by the coding sequence ATGCTTTCCAAAATTCCCTTTGATCTTTCAAAAATTGAAGATGAAGATCTTGACAAACAAATCCTTAGAGTAGCAATTATTGCAGAACTTGATGCCATTAATCTTTATGAACAATTGGCAGCTATGACTGAGGATGAAAATTTAAAAGCTGTTTTTCTTGACATAGCAAGAGAAGAAAAAACCCATGTAGGAGAATTTTTGACTATGCTTCTTATGAAAGATGAAGAACAAGAAGAGGAATTGTCAGCTGGAGAAGAAGAAGTAGAAGAAATTTTAGAAGGTGAAGAAGAGGAAGAATAA